A window of the Brassica oleracea var. oleracea cultivar TO1000 chromosome C1, BOL, whole genome shotgun sequence genome harbors these coding sequences:
- the LOC106330428 gene encoding putative F-box/kelch-repeat protein At4g19330, producing MEVPKESILSAPSQPSRTSFSSLPEDIVLSILARISTSHYPKLSSVSKSFRSLIPSKDLKHARSRHETRENRVYVCLQSHIHPCNHRWFSLWIKPDDHQTLTHPCNDRWVGFWTDPDQHQTLACCVSEDKTTRNLLVPIPSSYSPYLPKLYEMAGSDIYAIGGGHNPSSSTTVRVCNELVGKWREAPSMMVARKNAFTCSLNGKIYVIGGCESGESECWAEVFDPKTQTWEPLPDPGTRLRFSSIKNLDAQQDRIYLRTNKKNFVYLIEENRWEVVDENIGESECKVDNTWYCYANDGLHWWHETKYCEEWRLVKGLTELDLHFRRGHGMEIVSYGRKLVIFWVGLTEMLDDFPLSLPPSENFFSEIWCAVVLLETRHDDEIWGQIEWVDLVLRVPSSHTLLRCVELVQ from the coding sequence ATGGAAGTACCAAAGGAGTCAATCCTTTCTGCTCCATCGCAACCATCTCGGACGTCGTTTTCATCACTACCAGAGGACATCGTTTTGAGTATATTGGCTCGCATATCGACATCGCATTACCCTAAACTCTCTTCTGTCTCCAAGAGCTTCCGCTCGCTCATACCCTCGAAGGACCTCAAGCATGCGCGATCCCGCCATGAAACAAGAGAAAATCGTGTTTATGTCTGCCTACAATCGCACATCCATCCGTGTAACCACAGATGGTTCAGTCTGTGGATAAAACCTGATGATCATCAAACCCTAACGCATCCTTGTAACGATAGATGGGTCGGTTTCTGGACAGACCCTGACCAGCATCAAACCCTAGCATGTTGCGTGAGCGAAGACAAAACTACCAGAAATTTGCTGGTACCAATTCCGTCTTCTTATTCTCCCTACTTACCAAAGCTCTATGAAATGGCTGGTTCAGATATATATGCAATAGGTGGCGGACACAACCCATCGTCCTCTACCACAGTGCGGGTCTGTAATGAGCTGGTCGGTAAATGGCGTGAAGCCCCTAGCATGATGGTTGCTCGTAAGAATGCCTTTACATGCTCCCTCAATGGGAAAATATATGTAATTGGAGGATGTGAATCAGGTGAATCTGAGTGTTGGGCTGAGGTTTTCGACCCAAAGACTCAAACATGGGAACCTTTACCGGATCCTGGCACTAGGCTCCGGTTCTCTTCCATTAAAAATCTCGACGCCCAACAAGATAGAATTTACTTGAGGACCAATAAAAAGAACTTTGTTTACCTTATAGAAGAAAATAGGTGGGAGGTTGTTGATGAAAACATTGGGGAGAGTGAATGTAAGGTAGATAATACTTGGTACTGTTATGCTAATGATGGTTTACACTGGTGGCATGAGACAAAGTATTGTGAAGAATGGAGATTGGTCAAAGGTTTGACGGAGCTTGATCTGCATTTTAGAAGAGGACATGGAATGGAAATAGTTAGTTATGGTAGAAAACTCGTTATCTTTTGGGTTGGTTTGACAGAAATGTTAGATGATTTTCCTCTTAGCCTACCACCATCTGAAAATTTCTTTTCTGAAATTTGGTGTGCTGTGGTTTTGCTTGAAACACGTCATGATGATGAAATTTGGGGTCAGATTGAATGGGTTGATCTTGTGCTTAGAGTCCCTTCGTCACATACACTCTTGCGCTGTGTGGAGCTAGTGCAATGA
- the LOC106301474 gene encoding uncharacterized protein LOC106301474: MYPRAKHCGCLLHLQRNIVTMFKKKHLAYLVSKAARAYRVSDFYRHVNEIKMVDINCADYLIRAGFENWTRSHCHGLRYNIMTSNVAESLNAALAEARGYPIVALLDYIRSMLMRWFSGRRDASVGCGGVVTPKVEELMSKNFSVATGLLVRHINGGEFEVRGMDGHPFRVDLDKKVCSCLEFDMLLIPCEHAVAAAMHSKRRIDALVGEKFTRNTWAAAYSMSINPTGDYITPAAEADTLGALILALPNTRRPPGRPKKTRIFSRGEFKSGLRGRRPRTYRRCGGTDHNRATCKMPI, translated from the exons ATGTACCCTCGAGCCAAGCATTGTGGTTGTCTTCTCCATCTGCAGCGCAACATCGTCACTATGTTCAAGAAGAAACACCTAGCTTACTTGGTCTCAAAGGCAGCTAGGGCCTACCGTGTCTCTGATTTCTACAGACACGTCAATGAGATAAAGATGGTCGACATTAATTGTGCTGATTATCTAATCAGGGCTGGTTTCGAAAATTGGACTCGGTCCCACTGTCATGGCTTGCGTTACAATATAATGACCAGTAACGTAGCCGAGTCACTCAATGCCGCTTTGGCGGAAGCAAGGGGATATCCAATAGTTGCGCTTCTTGATTACATTAGGTCTATGCTGATGAGGTGGTTCTCAGGAAGACGTGATGCATCAGTTGGGTGCGGCGGTGTTGTGACGCCAAAGGTAGAAGAACTGATGTCCAAGAATTTCAGTGTTGCGACAGGGTTGCTTGTCCGTCACATCAATGGGGGTGAGTTTGAAGTTCGTGGCATGGACGGACACCCTTTCAGGGTTGACCTTGATAAGAAGGTTTGTAGCTGCCTAGAGTTTGATATGCTCTTGATCCCATGTGAGCATGCTGTCGCTGCTGCGATGCACTCAAAGCGCAGGATAGATGCTCTCGTCGGTGAGAAGTTCACGCGCAACACTTGGGCAGCTGCTTACTCCATGAGCATCAACCCCACCGGAGATTATATTACTCCAGCTGCTGAGGCCGACACTCTTGGTGCGCTGATACTTGCACTGCCAAATACAAGACGTCCACCAGGGAGGCCTAAGAAGACAAGGATCTTCTCGCGTGGTGAATTCAAA AGTGGTCTCCGTGGGCGTCGCCCAAGAACTTATAGGAGGTGCGGTGGAACGGATCACAACCGTGCCACCTGTAAAATGCCAATATGA